The following are encoded in a window of bacterium genomic DNA:
- a CDS encoding sugar transferase produces MKGFKKRILVNGTRILDILVMVFTFAAALYVHSPNRTPDDLIGFFALRIKLINIAALFLLVVVWNRLFDYFGLYERRRLDRRFHEWWDIFKAVTVSVLFLSSLAYFLSDSPLDKTVLLSFWLGCTVFTILSRTAVRALLVRLRNHGRNLRYIVLIGSGPRAANWAKKILERHELGYRLLGFIDDDYAGATLQELPQVRRLCTLDEFPVYVETHVVDEVFIALPIKSYYDRIRRIVDQCQEVGILCRVPSNWFELQVARTAAYELAGEPVLTIFSGSRKQLDHLWAKRVMDLVFAVCALAILVPLFAVIGLLIKVSSPGPVFFRQERVGYNRRRFNIIKFRTMVAGAENMQKELEALNEADGPNFKIQNDPRITSLGRWLRRTSLDETPQLINVLRGEMSLVGPRPLPLRDVAGMDERWQKRRFSMRPGLTCLWQIYGRNQVRFYDWMRLDLQYIDQWSVLLDIKILLKTLPVLIKANGQ; encoded by the coding sequence GTGAAAGGTTTTAAAAAACGCATATTGGTGAACGGGACGAGGATTCTCGATATTCTGGTCATGGTGTTCACGTTTGCCGCCGCGCTGTATGTGCACTCGCCGAATCGAACCCCTGATGATCTTATCGGCTTTTTTGCTCTCCGCATTAAACTCATCAACATCGCGGCTCTTTTCCTCCTCGTCGTCGTCTGGAACCGGTTGTTCGACTATTTCGGCCTCTATGAGCGTCGGCGCTTGGACCGTCGATTCCATGAATGGTGGGATATTTTCAAAGCGGTGACGGTGAGCGTGCTCTTTCTCTCCAGTCTGGCTTATTTTTTATCGGACAGCCCTCTGGACAAAACCGTGCTGTTGTCCTTTTGGCTGGGCTGCACGGTTTTCACTATTCTCAGCCGCACGGCGGTGCGGGCGCTGCTGGTGCGGTTGCGCAATCACGGCCGCAACCTGCGCTATATCGTGCTCATCGGCAGTGGGCCGAGGGCGGCGAACTGGGCGAAAAAAATTCTCGAGCGCCACGAACTCGGCTATCGTCTGCTGGGATTCATCGACGACGATTATGCGGGCGCAACGCTGCAGGAACTGCCTCAAGTCAGACGGCTCTGCACCCTGGATGAGTTCCCCGTGTATGTAGAAACGCATGTGGTGGATGAAGTGTTTATCGCGCTGCCGATCAAATCCTATTACGATCGAATCCGCCGGATTGTCGACCAGTGCCAGGAAGTCGGCATTCTGTGCCGAGTGCCGTCGAATTGGTTCGAACTGCAGGTCGCCCGGACCGCTGCCTATGAATTAGCCGGCGAACCGGTATTGACCATTTTCAGCGGATCGCGCAAGCAATTGGATCACCTCTGGGCCAAACGGGTCATGGATCTGGTGTTCGCCGTTTGTGCCTTGGCGATTTTGGTCCCGCTGTTTGCGGTGATCGGACTGCTCATCAAGGTCAGTTCTCCAGGGCCGGTGTTCTTTCGCCAAGAGCGGGTGGGTTATAACCGCCGTCGGTTCAACATCATCAAATTTCGCACCATGGTGGCAGGCGCTGAGAACATGCAGAAGGAACTGGAGGCGCTCAACGAAGCGGACGGTCCGAATTTTAAAATTCAAAACGACCCGCGCATCACCTCCCTCGGCCGTTGGCTGCGACGCACCAGCCTCGATGAAACGCCACAATTGATCAATGTGCTGCGCGGCGAAATGAGCCTGGTGGGACCGCGGCCGTTGCCGCTGCGCGATGTTGCGGGCATGGATGAACGCTGGCAAAAACGGCGCTTCAGCATGCGGCCGGGCTTGACCTGTTTATGGCAAATCTATGGCCGTAATCAGGTGCGTTTTTATGATTGGATGAGGCTGGATTTGCAGTACATCGATCAATGGTCGGTCTTGCTTGATATCAAGATATTGCTCAAGACGCTGCCGGTATTAATCAAGGCGAATGGACAATGA
- a CDS encoding glycosyltransferase family 2 protein yields the protein MSIRVSVVMPCLNEAATLAVCIQNAHAALQARGKEYEIIVADNGSTDGSVALAESLGAQVVHETRKGYGYAYHAGIGAAQGEWIVIGDSDDSYDFSDLGRFLDQLEAGYEVVVGNRFKGGIEKGAMPWLHRYIGNPLLSGLLNLMYHTDISDAHCGMRAFTKTAFEKMDLRTGGMEFASEMIIRAGLLKLKMCEIPIVLYKDGRNRPPHLRSFRDGWRHLRFMLIYSPTYLYIWPGLLLFVLGMTSLIALLPGPIRIFNRQVDVHVMVLGSLFAILGFQIISLGVYAKIFSVTHHFVPQTPALTRAFHLFNLERGLILGFVIFLLGFLTDAYILVTWIANGFGTLDQVRPAIFGSTLMIIGAQVVFSSFFLSMLGIDVRPPSR from the coding sequence ATGAGCATCCGTGTTTCTGTCGTCATGCCCTGCCTGAACGAAGCCGCGACATTGGCGGTCTGCATTCAAAATGCGCACGCCGCCCTCCAGGCCCGGGGCAAGGAGTATGAGATCATCGTCGCGGACAATGGTTCCACCGATGGGTCCGTGGCGCTGGCGGAATCCCTGGGCGCGCAGGTGGTGCACGAGACCCGAAAAGGATATGGGTACGCCTACCATGCCGGCATCGGCGCGGCCCAAGGCGAATGGATCGTCATCGGCGATTCCGATGATTCCTATGATTTCAGCGATCTCGGCCGTTTTCTTGATCAGCTGGAGGCCGGTTATGAGGTGGTCGTCGGCAACCGCTTCAAAGGCGGAATCGAAAAAGGCGCTATGCCCTGGCTGCATCGTTATATCGGCAACCCGCTGTTGAGCGGCTTATTGAACCTTATGTATCATACCGATATCTCGGACGCGCACTGCGGCATGCGCGCTTTTACCAAAACCGCTTTTGAGAAGATGGACTTGCGCACCGGAGGCATGGAGTTCGCCTCCGAGATGATCATCCGCGCCGGCCTGCTCAAGCTGAAGATGTGCGAAATTCCCATCGTGCTGTACAAGGACGGCCGCAATCGGCCGCCGCATCTGCGTTCGTTCCGCGACGGATGGCGCCATCTGCGTTTTATGCTCATCTACAGCCCGACCTATCTCTACATCTGGCCGGGCTTGCTGTTGTTCGTTCTCGGCATGACCAGCCTGATCGCGCTCCTGCCCGGCCCGATCCGGATTTTCAACCGGCAGGTGGATGTCCATGTGATGGTGCTGGGCAGCTTATTCGCCATCCTTGGTTTCCAGATCATCAGCCTGGGCGTGTACGCAAAAATTTTCAGCGTCACCCATCATTTTGTGCCGCAAACACCTGCGCTCACCCGGGCGTTTCATCTTTTTAACCTCGAGCGTGGACTGATCTTAGGTTTTGTGATTTTTCTCCTTGGTTTTCTCACCGATGCCTATATATTGGTCACCTGGATAGCCAATGGATTCGGCACGCTCGATCAGGTCCGTCCGGCTATCTTTGGCTCCACTCTGATGATCATCGGCGCGCAGGTCGTTTTTTCTTCTTTTTTCCTGAGCATGCTCGGCATTGATGTACGCCCGCCAAGCCGCTAA
- a CDS encoding glycosyltransferase, with the protein MTAGNPVIAEGFSENLPPVSVVIVCFNAGETLSTCLQSVLYQDYAGEWEVLVVDNQSTDGTLEELKRFSRTYSRLRFMINPQRGIAVSRNIGWRNARYDWVAFTDADCRAPSNWLTMLMTGMQRHAVHTPNLAAVGGSNVPPSGDSVFYRSMGLFLNSYLGSHSSVQGRCYQQDQEAPHLPTLNVLYRKAALQRVGGFDETFYNIGEDRDLSYRLQQAGFSLYYLANATITHVMRSTMCAWFHNMFVYGKGRMWLMRRHPHEIDRVLLLPMGLVGSIPAAWWFPLLPTVYGISMACYSLWIAVRHRQPVLTLPLCALFIGTHVCYGMGQWYGLVRNRPMNKQTGPCNQTRPVK; encoded by the coding sequence ATGACTGCCGGGAATCCCGTCATTGCGGAAGGCTTTTCCGAGAACCTCCCTCCGGTATCTGTTGTGATCGTCTGCTTTAATGCCGGAGAGACCCTGTCCACTTGTTTGCAGTCGGTGCTGTACCAGGACTATGCGGGCGAGTGGGAGGTGTTGGTGGTGGACAATCAATCGACCGACGGTACTCTGGAGGAGCTCAAGCGGTTTAGCCGCACCTATTCCCGCCTGCGGTTTATGATCAATCCGCAGCGCGGCATCGCGGTCAGCCGGAACATCGGCTGGCGAAACGCGCGTTATGATTGGGTGGCTTTCACCGACGCGGACTGCCGGGCGCCGTCCAACTGGTTGACCATGCTGATGACCGGCATGCAACGGCATGCCGTCCATACGCCGAATCTGGCCGCTGTGGGGGGATCGAACGTACCGCCCAGCGGCGATTCTGTGTTTTATCGTAGTATGGGGCTGTTTTTAAACTCTTATTTGGGCAGTCACAGTTCAGTACAGGGCCGCTGCTATCAGCAGGATCAAGAGGCGCCCCATCTGCCGACCCTGAATGTGTTGTATCGCAAGGCCGCTCTGCAACGTGTGGGCGGCTTTGATGAGACGTTTTACAACATCGGAGAGGATCGCGATCTCAGTTATCGGCTGCAACAGGCCGGTTTTTCTCTGTATTACCTGGCGAATGCGACGATCACCCACGTCATGCGCTCCACGATGTGCGCCTGGTTTCACAACATGTTCGTTTACGGCAAAGGCCGAATGTGGTTAATGCGCCGGCATCCGCACGAGATCGATCGAGTCCTGCTGCTGCCGATGGGGTTGGTGGGCTCGATCCCGGCCGCCTGGTGGTTTCCGCTGCTGCCGACCGTTTATGGGATCAGCATGGCGTGTTACAGCCTGTGGATTGCTGTGCGCCATCGCCAGCCGGTGCTCACTCTGCCTCTCTGCGCTCTGTTCATCGGCACGCATGTGTGTTATGGTATGGGGCAGTGGTACGGCCTGGTGCGAAACCGCCCCATGAACAAGCAAACGGGTCCCTGCAACCAAACGAGGCCCGTAAAATGA